TTGTCAATTGGAATCCTGATTTTATTAGTGGGATAGTATTTTTCAGGTATACCATCTTCATCTAAATCTAAATAGGTTCTAGAATCTTTACTAGCTATCCAATTCATAAAAGCCTTAATATCCATAACGGTATCTTTAAATGCAGGATTAGCAATGTGATATGCTACATCTAAAGAGCCTGTTTTATAATCGTCATGAACTAATTGTCCAGGAATAGGATCAGCCAAATACGTTTTTCTTTTTTGTTGATCGATATACCAATCGGTTGCAAATAAACTGGTATTGACTAATTTAATGTCTGTTCTGTAATTTTCAACTTCTTGCATATACCAGAGAGGGAACGTATCATTATCACCAATGGTAAACATAATGGCATTTTCTTGAGCTGAATCTAAATAAGCTTTTGCATTATTTCTTGTAGCATATCTGCCTGAACGGTCGTGGTCGTCCCAGTTTTGCGATGCCATTAAAGTAGGAACAGCTAATAAGCAAATAACGGATGTGGCAATTGCGAGTGTTTTCGGATTTATTTTGTCTTTAAGTTGCTGGTAAATGGCGAGTACGCCAAAACCTATCCACATAGCGAATACATAAAAAGAGCCCACCACGGCATAATCACGTTCACGCGGTTCAAAAGGCTTTGGGTTGGTGTAAAATATAATTGCCAATCCTGTAAATGCAAAAAACAAAAAGAGGACATAGAAATTCTTTTTATCGTATTTAATATGAAATAGGAGTCCGATTAAACCTAAAATTAGTGGAAAAAAGTAATAGGTGTTTCTACCTTTGTTTTCTTTAACCTCTGCTGGTAAATTATGCTGAGAACCCAGTCGCATTTCGTCAATAAAAGTAACGCCACTTAGCCAATTTCCATGATTGTCTAGATTTCCTTGAATATCATCTTGCCTACCAGCAAAGTTCCACATAAAATACCTGCCGTACATATAGCCAAATTGAAAGTCAATCATAAAACCTAAATTCTCACCAAAAGTAGGTCTTCGTTTACTGTTGGCGGGTATGCCTGCAATCGCTTTGTAATTAGCAACAACTCCAGGATTTGGGTCAACCATACGTGGTATAAAACCCTTGTTTTTATCTGTATAATTTGGTCGGGCATCTTTATAGCGGTTTACAATAACATATTTACCCGCTTTTTCGTCCTTTTCATATTTTGGTTTATCATCACGATAAGGATCATTCGGATCTTGTTGACGTGTTTCAGAATAATAAGAATCGTAAAAAATACTGGCATCACCATATTGTTCACGGTTATAATAGGCTAGTAATTCTCTAGCACTTGATGGATTGTTTTCGTTAATAGTTGTGTTTGCGTTGGCACGAATTGGTAGCATTACCCATGAAGAAAAACCAATCATAATAAAGAGTAAACATAAAATGATGAGGTTAGCGTGTATCAAATTTTTCTTTCGCGTATGACGAATTGCAAAATAAAATACGGCAATTACAATGAGTCCAGCAATTATACTTCCTGAATTAAAAGGCATTCCCATACTGTTTACAAAAAACAGTTCTGAGGCACTAAAAAATGCGAGCGTGTAAGGGAATAAAAATTTAAAAACAAAAGCCAGTACCAAAATGGAAACTATATTGGCAATGATGAATTTTTTAGAGGTAATATTTTCATACCTTTTATAAAAATAAATAAATACTATAGAAGGAATTACCAATAATGAAAGTATGTGCACGCCAAATGATAAACCTACTACAAATGCAATAATAAGCAGCCATTTGTGACCTCTAGGTTTATCCATTTCAGCTTCCCATCGTAAACCTAACCAAAATAATAGAGCCATTAAAAATGAAGACATGGCATAAACTTCTGCTTCAACTGCACTAAACCAAAAACTATCAGAAAACGTATATGCTAATGCCCCGACCAGTCCACTACCTAAAATAGCAATGGCGTTACTTTGGTTAATCGTATCATTATTTTTTAAAATAATTTTTTTAGCTAAAATAGTGATGGTCCAGAATAAAAAGAGAATCGTAAAAGCACTAGACAACGCGGACATAAAGTTAGACATCATCGCTATGTTCTCAGGATCTGTAGTAAACATTGCAAAAAATGCACCGAGCATTTGAAATAAGGGTGCTCCAGGGGGGTGTCCAACTTCTAATTTAACAGCGGTAGAGATATATTCACCAACATCCCAATAACTAACTGTTGGTTCTAAAGTAAGTGTGTAGGTTAATAATGCTATTGCAAATGTTACCCAGCCTAAAATATTATTCCACTTTTTAAAATTGAAAGACATCATCTATGATTAGTTATTTGTGGGCGAATTTACTAAATTATTATTGATATTCTTTTGAGATGGACTGATGTTAAGAAAGAATTGATATTAAAAATATGTTAAAAAGGCATGTTTGTTTTAGTATTTGAATCTAGACGTTATACATCGTATAAGGAAGTAAAGAATTTTTGATGCAAAATTTCTTAAAAAAAACTTGTCAATTTAAAAGTTTGGTTTAAATTTGCACCTGCTTTTAAAGAAGCAAATAGAATTTTGTCCCATGGTGTAATTGGTAACACACCGGTTTTTGGTACCGACATTCAAGGTTCGAGTCCTTGTGGGACAACAGAAAACTCTCTTAATCTTTTGATTTTGAGGGTTTTATTTTTTACGAGGGGGATGAATAGGGGTGTGTTATTTTTAATTATAAGTAAACAACTCTCTAAATTTATAGAAAATTCTAGCCGCAACACTTAAATCTTCAGTAATAATCTCTGCATTGCCCAATAGTTCTTGATTGAAAATAAATGTCTTATTGTATGAAGTTTTGGTGCCATTAGGCAAAGAAATATAAACCACATAATTGCCTTCATCATCTGGAGAAATTGAAAAATTAGTTACTTTTCCAATTAACATTCCGTATTGTTGGTAAGGATAATTGTCCAGTTTTATAAATACCTTTTGTCCAATAACCACTTTACCCGCATTTTGGGACGGTATAACCAACTTTCCAACTAGACTGGAAGTATTTGTAGGGAGAATTGAAAAAGCAATGTCACCGGCGTTTACAAATTGATTTTCACCCCAAAAGTTTTGAAAACTGATAACACCATTTATAGACGATTTTAGTACATATTTATATTCCCAATCTCGGATAGCTTCTTTTAAGGTATTATAATTTTGAGTCAAGTTTTTTAGAAAGTTCGTTTTATCTTCTTGTTCATTAATTCTGGTTGTTTTTAAATTACTACTGGCCGATGAAATTGCTTCTCGCATTTGAGAAATAGAAATTGCCATTGCACTTGTGTTTTTTTGCAGTTGGAGGAATGACAATTGATGTGTTTCAAATTCTAACCTTGAAATCACACCTTTTTCAAAAAGTTGTTTTTGTCGTTCAAAATCAGTCTTTTTTAATTCAACTTCTTGCTCCAATAATTCTTTTTGATTAATTTGACTTTGTAAACGGACTCTAATTTCGGCAAGTGAAACTCTATTGCCTCGTAGTTGATTATTGTACGGATCAAGGTCATTTAATAAAGTGAAGTCTGTATAGCTTTTTTCAAAATTGATGAGTGCAATACTTATTTCACCTAACATCAACCGCGATGTTTTGTCAAAGGGGAAATTGAAACTTTTAGGGTTGAATTGTAAAGTGTCTATAATATGTTTTAAAACATAAACATCTTTATAATTTGCAGTATTTCTGATAATTGCCAATTTTTCATTGGCTTTTACGGTATCTCTATTTTTTATGAATAATTTTTCTAGTTGTCCCGAATATCTGGCAACTACTCTCTCAGTGGGTTGTTCCGTAGTAACCAATATTTTTGCAGTAACAAAATCGGGATATTTAATGATAAATGCCAATGTTAAAATGATAAGTGTAAACATAAAAATTAAGCTTATGCCCCAACGTACAATCCAGGCAGGTGGATTCGTTAGAATCTCCTGAACTTCTTCAGAGCGTAACTCCAAATTGTCTATTTTCTTTTTATCTGGCATTATTTATCTGAACTTAACTTTTCCAATTCTAATTGATTTTTTACCAAGTTATAATAGGCTCCTTTTTTAGAGAGCAATTCTTGATGATTGCCAGATTCTTTAATCTTGCCTTCATCCATTACCACAATTTGGTCCGCATGTTTCACGGTGCTTAATCTATGGGCAATCACAATTACTGTTTTATCTTTAAAAAACGTATTCAAATTCTCCATTATAATGCGTTCATTCTTGGCGTCTAAAGCCGATGTAGCTTCGTCAAAAAACAGCAAATTGGGATTCTTATACACCGCCCTTGCAATAAACAAACGCTGTTTTTGGCCAGTGGAAACCCCAATACCTTCGTTTCCTATTTTAGTATTGAACCCTAAAGGCAATGATTGTATAAAATCATAAATATTGGCAGTTTTTACCGCTGTCAATAAACGTTCTTGGTCTATAGTATCTTCACCAACAGCAATATTATAGGCAATGGTATCATTAAAAACATATCCTTCTTGCATTACTACGCCACAATTGGCTCGCCATGCCTTATGTGAAATAGCACTTAAAAAATGATCTCCATAGGTAATGATTCCTTTGCTAGGTTCATAAAACTTAAGAAGTATTTTCATTAATGTGGTTTTACCACTGCCACTTGGCCCAACGATTGCGGTAATTTTATTGGCAGGGATGTTCATACTCAAATCCTTGATGACATTTTCGTCACTCCCTATATATCGAAACGAAATATCGTTGATAGCGATATGCTGATTAACTTTAATTTGGCTTACTAATTGTTTTTCCTTGCTTTCTTCATCTTCTTTATCGTGTATCTCACCCAGACGTTCTAAGCTGATTTTAGCATCTTGTGTGGCTTGTATGAACCCAACCAATTGTGTTATTGGACCATTTAGCTGACCAATGATGTATTGAATGGAAAGCATCATCCCTAAGGTAATAGAACCTTCTATGACCAAAATAGCCGAAGTAAAGGTTATAAAGATATTTTTTACCTCATTTATAAAAGAAGAACCTACGCTTTGGGTTTGCTCCAAAGCTAAGCTTTGCATGGAAACTTTAAACAAACGTGCTTGTACAAATTCCCAACCCCAACGTTTTTGTTTTTCGGCATTGTTCATTTTAATTTCTTGCATCCCGTTTACCAGTTCAATTACGGTACTTTGTTCTTGACTAAGTTGTGAAAAACGTTTATGGTCCAATTCTTTTCTTCTTTTTAAAAAAAATAAAATCCAAATAACATAAATAATACTACCAACAGCAAAAATTAAAAAAATAGAGAGATTATAATAAATAAGTACCCCTCCAAAGACCACTAAGTTCATCATTGAAAACAAAGTACTTAAGGTTGAACCCGTCAACAATTTTTCTATTCGATTGTGGTCATTGATACGCTGCATAATATCTCCAGTCATTCTGGTATCAAAATAGGCAATGGGTAGGTTCATTAATTTGATAAAAAAGTCTGAAACCAAAGAAATATTTATGCGTGTACTTAAATGCAACAAGATCCAACTTCTAAAAATATCCACACTAGTTCGCCCAACAAATAGCATTAATTGTGCGATAAGAATTACATAAATAAAATTAATGTCTTGGTTTTGTATACCTACATCAACAATACTTTGAGTCAAAAAAGGAAAAATAAGTTGTAATAAACTACCTACCAACAAACCTATTAGTAATTGTACCAAAAGGTTTTTATACTTAAATAAATATTGGAACAAGAATTTAAATGACTTTTTGTCGGTTTTATCCCAATCTAACTCTCTAAATTTTGGTGTAATTTCAAGCAGGAGAGCAATGCCTTCTTTGGTGTCTTCTTTGGCATTATTACCAATCCAATGTGCTAAAAATTCATCTTTTGTATAAGAAATTAATCCATAACCTGGGTCAGAAATATAAATAATTTCTTTTTTAATTTTGTAAACCACCACATAGTGATTTTTGTTCCAATGCACAATTAGTGGCAATGGTGCTTCTATTAGTTTTTTAAAATCTATTTTAACACCTATTGATTTAAAGCCAATACCTTCAGCCGCATCACTTAGCTTTAATAAATTGCTACCTTCTCTGGTGGTTTCAGAAAGCTCTCTAATTTCTTGTAAAGTAATTAGTTTACTATAATGTTTGGCAATGATACGCAAACAAGTAGGTCCACAATCTTTGGAATCGGGTTGTTTGTAGAATGGAAATTTTTTCCTTTTTGATGACATAAAAACTTATTTTATCAAACGAACATTTCCATTTATGTGTATCGCATCGAATTGATTATTATCCTTTAATTTATATCTCAAATTTGGTATAAACGGAGTAAAGAAACTGTCTTTAAATAAAATAGACTTGAAGATTTTTGGTTGCTTATTTTGACCTATAGAATTATGAGTTTCAAATTCAGAATTATAAACTACTTTTACTTTGCTCTGTATGAGGGCTTGCTTTCTTAAATCCATTATTTTTAGTTTGAACTGTCGTGAAAGAAAAAAATCTATTTTAAATAATGATTTTTTTAAGTTTGGTACTATTTTATTATAAATAGTATTTTTAAATAATCCATTAAATGAACTTAAATTGGCTTTCCTTACTAAAAATTTGTCAATGTAGAATTTATCAGGAACACGTTTCCATGCTTTTTTCCTAGTATATTTATTTCCCTTAAAGAGGATAAGATGATGTAATAAAATTTCAAATTCATGTTTAAAAGACAGAAAGCCTTTATCCCATTTTAGTTGACCTGGCATACCCTCTATAACTAAAAAATCAAAATGAGCTTTTAAATTATTCATTTGTTCCTCTTTCTTTATTACATAATGCATACTCTCAACCTCACATTCTATGTCAAAAATATCCCCACCATACTGCAGAAATTCATGCTTAAAGTTGCATTCATCGAAACAATAATGAATATCCGAAGTCAACACTTTTTTGTAGTCTTTACTTTTCTTGAAAAGATTATTGATTTCATTATTATTTTTAAATAACATAAACGATCCAGTAGGATAATCGTTTCGTACAGAGATTACTTCGTAATTATTTAACAACTCCTCGGTAATAAATTCACGTATTCTTCCGAAGATAATATCTATATCCGTCATTCCCCAAAATTCATATTCGTTAACAAATTCTGAAAAAATTATACCATAAGCAGGTTTAAAATCACATAATTTATATGCTTTCTCAACATTTACCTCAAATTTGAGTTTTTCAGTTGCCAATGCATTAAAATTTCGCAATGTAAATGGAACAATTTCTACATTTTTAGGCAAGTTATATTCTGTTATATCATCTGAAAAAATAATAAAATCCACACTAGCGTTATAACTGCAAGATTTTAAAAATAAATTAAAATACCATGGGAATTTACCGAAGTAACAATTAATTAGTAAGATGTTTTTCATGTAACAATAATTATCGATCTTTAAATTCAAAACTTTTTAATCTATTCTTTTGAATTAATATTATCAATTATCTTTTTTAAAGCAATGCTATCGGAGGGTCTAGGTGAATCTTCGGCGACCATAAGATTTTGTTTATCAAAAATAACATATCTAGGAATTGTTTTAACTTTTAAATAATAATTCAGTTCGCTTGCTTTAAAGTTTGGTATCAAGTACTGATTGGTTAATAAACCATATTCGGCTAATTTTTTAGATTTTTTTTTCCAAGCAGATACATCATTATCAATCGAAAAATAAACCCATTCTACATCGTTGCTAAGTTTCATTTTGTTGCGTATTATTTTTGTTTTAACAATTTCGTCAATACATGGAATACACCAACTTGCCCAGAAATCGATAATTTTAATTTTATGGTTAGATTTTTTAAAAACATCTTTTAAACTTATGGTATCACCTCGTATATTAATTAATTTGGTTTGCAAAAGGTCATCACTTAAAACAGTATTAATATTTTCTATACTGGAAATTAGGTTATCTATTTTTTCTTTATAGGATTTTTCTTTACTGAACTTTACATAATATTCTTCTATGGTGTCTTCAAGTAACTTCTTAGATTGATTGGTAATACCAAAACCATTTTTATAATAATCTATCAATAGTCTTGCAATCGCAAAAGTTTCAATGTCACTTATAAAATTTTCCTGAATAAACTTTTTTTCTTCTAAAAATTTTGATTGAGAATAATTAGTATACTCGGAATTT
The nucleotide sequence above comes from Aureibaculum algae. Encoded proteins:
- a CDS encoding DUF2723 domain-containing protein, giving the protein MMSFNFKKWNNILGWVTFAIALLTYTLTLEPTVSYWDVGEYISTAVKLEVGHPPGAPLFQMLGAFFAMFTTDPENIAMMSNFMSALSSAFTILFLFWTITILAKKIILKNNDTINQSNAIAILGSGLVGALAYTFSDSFWFSAVEAEVYAMSSFLMALLFWLGLRWEAEMDKPRGHKWLLIIAFVVGLSFGVHILSLLVIPSIVFIYFYKRYENITSKKFIIANIVSILVLAFVFKFLFPYTLAFFSASELFFVNSMGMPFNSGSIIAGLIVIAVFYFAIRHTRKKNLIHANLIILCLLFIMIGFSSWVMLPIRANANTTINENNPSSARELLAYYNREQYGDASIFYDSYYSETRQQDPNDPYRDDKPKYEKDEKAGKYVIVNRYKDARPNYTDKNKGFIPRMVDPNPGVVANYKAIAGIPANSKRRPTFGENLGFMIDFQFGYMYGRYFMWNFAGRQDDIQGNLDNHGNWLSGVTFIDEMRLGSQHNLPAEVKENKGRNTYYFFPLILGLIGLLFHIKYDKKNFYVLFLFFAFTGLAIIFYTNPKPFEPRERDYAVVGSFYVFAMWIGFGVLAIYQQLKDKINPKTLAIATSVICLLAVPTLMASQNWDDHDRSGRYATRNNAKAYLDSAQENAIMFTIGDNDTFPLWYMQEVENYRTDIKLVNTSLFATDWYIDQQKRKTYLADPIPGQLVHDDYKTGSLDVAYHIANPAFKDTVMDIKAFMNWIASKDSRTYLDLDEDGIPEKYYPTNKIRIPIDKAAVLRNNIVPQKDADKIAPYIDIEVDKLGLQKHRILMLDILAHNDWTRPIYFTGGANADDEYIWLKDYLQLDGLAYKFVPILTPSKSSNGRPKSVLDLGRIDTETMYNNVKKWDWRNSNGDIYVDVETRKNGITFRNSLIRLAEAFIKEGNREKAEEILDLSIEKMPIKRYGHFGLVLGYPDAYYQIGNKEKAKNVANTLVDIFQDRIEFYSGLDNYGVSQHYDDIEGTLMMYNNIVATVDENDKEFAEELKKRYIASIRSLEGVIE
- a CDS encoding peptidase domain-containing ABC transporter, with protein sequence MSSKRKKFPFYKQPDSKDCGPTCLRIIAKHYSKLITLQEIRELSETTREGSNLLKLSDAAEGIGFKSIGVKIDFKKLIEAPLPLIVHWNKNHYVVVYKIKKEIIYISDPGYGLISYTKDEFLAHWIGNNAKEDTKEGIALLLEITPKFRELDWDKTDKKSFKFLFQYLFKYKNLLVQLLIGLLVGSLLQLIFPFLTQSIVDVGIQNQDINFIYVILIAQLMLFVGRTSVDIFRSWILLHLSTRINISLVSDFFIKLMNLPIAYFDTRMTGDIMQRINDHNRIEKLLTGSTLSTLFSMMNLVVFGGVLIYYNLSIFLIFAVGSIIYVIWILFFLKRRKELDHKRFSQLSQEQSTVIELVNGMQEIKMNNAEKQKRWGWEFVQARLFKVSMQSLALEQTQSVGSSFINEVKNIFITFTSAILVIEGSITLGMMLSIQYIIGQLNGPITQLVGFIQATQDAKISLERLGEIHDKEDEESKEKQLVSQIKVNQHIAINDISFRYIGSDENVIKDLSMNIPANKITAIVGPSGSGKTTLMKILLKFYEPSKGIITYGDHFLSAISHKAWRANCGVVMQEGYVFNDTIAYNIAVGEDTIDQERLLTAVKTANIYDFIQSLPLGFNTKIGNEGIGVSTGQKQRLFIARAVYKNPNLLFFDEATSALDAKNERIIMENLNTFFKDKTVIVIAHRLSTVKHADQIVVMDEGKIKESGNHQELLSKKGAYYNLVKNQLELEKLSSDK
- a CDS encoding HlyD family secretion protein, whose product is MPDKKKIDNLELRSEEVQEILTNPPAWIVRWGISLIFMFTLIILTLAFIIKYPDFVTAKILVTTEQPTERVVARYSGQLEKLFIKNRDTVKANEKLAIIRNTANYKDVYVLKHIIDTLQFNPKSFNFPFDKTSRLMLGEISIALINFEKSYTDFTLLNDLDPYNNQLRGNRVSLAEIRVRLQSQINQKELLEQEVELKKTDFERQKQLFEKGVISRLEFETHQLSFLQLQKNTSAMAISISQMREAISSASSNLKTTRINEQEDKTNFLKNLTQNYNTLKEAIRDWEYKYVLKSSINGVISFQNFWGENQFVNAGDIAFSILPTNTSSLVGKLVIPSQNAGKVVIGQKVFIKLDNYPYQQYGMLIGKVTNFSISPDDEGNYVVYISLPNGTKTSYNKTFIFNQELLGNAEIITEDLSVAARIFYKFRELFTYN
- a CDS encoding DUF6625 family protein, translated to MKNILLINCYFGKFPWYFNLFLKSCSYNASVDFIIFSDDITEYNLPKNVEIVPFTLRNFNALATEKLKFEVNVEKAYKLCDFKPAYGIIFSEFVNEYEFWGMTDIDIIFGRIREFITEELLNNYEVISVRNDYPTGSFMLFKNNNEINNLFKKSKDYKKVLTSDIHYCFDECNFKHEFLQYGGDIFDIECEVESMHYVIKKEEQMNNLKAHFDFLVIEGMPGQLKWDKGFLSFKHEFEILLHHLILFKGNKYTRKKAWKRVPDKFYIDKFLVRKANLSSFNGLFKNTIYNKIVPNLKKSLFKIDFFLSRQFKLKIMDLRKQALIQSKVKVVYNSEFETHNSIGQNKQPKIFKSILFKDSFFTPFIPNLRYKLKDNNQFDAIHINGNVRLIK